GGTCAGCTACAGCTCGCGCGGGTTCGGCATCGGCTGCGCACTTGATCCAACATGCGGCTATATCGATATGGCTGGACCGTTGACCGTAGGCGATGTAAGCACGGTCATCACCTGGGCCTTGAACAACACGCCGTCCAATAAGGACGAGATCGGTGTTTCCGGTATTTCCTACGGTGCGGGCACCAGTCTGTTGGCCGCTGAAAACGATTCGCGCATCAAGGCGGTGGCCTCGATGAGCACATGGGCGGATTTAATAGCCTCGCTAAACGCCAATCAAACACCCAGCCAGCAAGGCATTGGCTTGCTGGCGTTTGCCAGCTATCTGGGCAAACCGGGTGCGCTGTTGACGCAGGCCAACGAAGATGTGCTTGCGCTCAATTTCGCTGGCGCGGTACACGCCGTCGAGAACGATCCGGACACGCCAGGGCGCTCACCAATCAACCGCGTTGCCCAGATCAATGCGAATGGCCCAGCGGTGTTTGTCGCCAATGATTTCGAAGACAGCCTGTTTGTGCCCAGCCAGTTGATCAACTTCTACAATCAACTCACCGTGCCGAAGATGATGATGTTCTCGCATGGTGATCACACCACCGCCGAACTGACCGGCGCGGCAGGTTTTCCCAACGAGATCTACACCGCCGTCAATGCGTGGTTCGATCATTATCTGAAAGGCGTTAACAACGGCATCAATATCCAGCAGCCAGTACAACTGAAATCGCAGACGGGCGTCTGGAGCACTTTTGCGAATTGGAGCGCTGTGCAGCAGGGGGCGGTGACGTATAACCTCACCCAGCCGGTGTCATGTGGTTTGTTGTATCAGTGTACGGGCAGTCTTTCGGCCGGTTCCGGCAGCAACTGGCAATACGGCATTATCGGCGGCTATCTGACCGCTGCGACGACCGGCATGGCCTTCGTCAGCGGCTTGCTGACCGGTTACCTGGATCTGCCACCGGCCGTCGCCCTATCATTGGTCAATCGCTGGAACGCTGGTGTGTGGGTTGGCCCGGCTGCTGCGCAAACGCAGAACTTGATCGGCATGCCTGCGTTGCAGGTTACTGTTACGCCGACCACCAGCCAGGTAACCTTGATCGCCTATCTTTACGATCTGAACTCGTCGGGTATGGGCCCATTGATTACCTGGAAACCGTACACCATCACCAACGCAGCCGTGGGTGTGCCGCAGACCATCAGCATGAATCTGGAAGCGACCAACTGGCAGATGAACCAGGGTGATCAACTGGCGCTGGTGATCAGTACCAATGATTTGCGCTATGCGGGTGTGACGCCGTTGAATAGCGATGTCACGTTCAGTTCGTCAACATCGTCACCTTCGACGTTGAGGGTTTCACTCCACTAGCGATGCTTTACTCCCTTTCACCTCCGGGACACGGGGAAGGGTCATGGGTGGCCCTGCTTTGAGGGAGTGAGGAGGAGGGTCTAGGTAGCATGAAGTTTGCGGCTGTAAGCATGCACCTCATCCACTAGTACTTGCATGTGTTCCGGATCGACTTCTGGCGTCACGCCATGGCCTAGATTAAATACGTGTCCGGGATGATTGCCGTAGCGGTCCAGTACATGACGCACTTCGCGGCGGATCACTTCAGGAGACGCGCGCAGCACGGTCGGATCGAGATTGCCTTGCAATGCCACCTTGCCATTCACCATCTGGCGAGCATCGCCGAGGTCGATGGTCCAGTCGACGCCAAGTGCGGCACAGCCGGTCTGGGCCATCGCGGCAAGATGGACGTTGGCGCCCTTGGAGAACAGGATGACCGGCAAGTCGCGTGCGTGTGCATCCGTCTTCAATGCCTCGACCACCTGTGCCATGTAGCGCAGTGAAAATTCGAGATAGGCGATCGGGCTCAGCATGCCGCCCCAGGTGTCGAACACCATCAGTACCTGTGCGCCGGCGGAGGCTTGCGCGCTGAGATAAGCCGCTATCGAACGTGCCAGGGTTTCGAGCAGTGTGTGGGCGAGCGCCGGTTCGTTCCAGCACATGGCCTTGGCGGTGGCGAAATCGCGCGAGCCTTCGCCTTCCACCATGTAGCAAGCCAGTGTCCATGGGCTTCCGGAAAAGCCGATCAGCGGTACGCTGCCGTCGAGCTCGCGCCGGATCACACGTACCGCATCCATTACATAGCGCAGTTCGGTTTCCATGTCGGGCACGCCAAGCCTCTCGACGTCGGCGCGGGTGCGCACTGGGTGGGCGAACCGCGGCCCTTCACCCTGCGCGAAGGACAGGCCAAGGCCCATCGCATCCGGAATGGTGAGAATGTCGGAGAACAGTATGGCGGCATCCAGTTCGAAGCGGCGCAGAGGTTGCAGCGTTACCTCGCAGGCCAGCTCGGGGTTCTGGGCCAGCGCCATGAAACTGCCGGCCTTGGCGCGGGCGGCACGATATTCCGGCAAGTAGCGGCCGGCCTGGCGCATGACCCAGATAGGCGTGGTGTCGACAGGCTCGCGACGCAGGGCACGCAGCAAGCGATCATTCTTCAGAGATGTAGGCATGTTTATCGGCGTCCGTGAGGGCCATCCAGCCCTTGGGCAAACATCACACGGAAGCCGCGCTTGAGTTGGGCATCGCGCATTTTCTCGAACGCGGCGATGGCTTCGTCGCGCTCCAGGTATTGGTCGCGCTTGAGCGTGGCGCGACCACCCTGCGTGCCCGACTCGCGGTACAGTGTCCAGCCACCGAGTAGATCCTGTTCCAGCAGGATCTGGACGTAGCGTGGCGGCTCGGCTGAGGCTGGCATGGTTTGCAGATAGAGGCGCATAGCTTCCAGGGGTGACATGTGCGGCGACAACGCCGCAGGTAGATCATTCTAGATGGCTGGCGTCTTGCTAGCGAGCGTTCGAATTCCGACCTATGCAGGGCGAGAGTTTCTGTCCGTCGCGGATGGTAAAGGGCAACTATCGGAACAACTCAGGTACTGCCTGTCGCTTCGTGTAGCACGGCGAGTACATCGGCTTCGTTCACGCCCGATACGATTTCCGCACGGCCCAGACCACGCCACAGAATCAGGCACAGCGTGCCTGCGATGTTCTTTTTATCCAGGCGCATCAGCGCGAGCAGTTGCTCGGGCTCAAAACCGGAAGGAACATCCGTGGGTAGGCCTGTCGTCTTCAGAAGTTGTTCCAGGCGCAGCGTATCCGCCACCGCACTCATGCCAAGCCGTTCGGAAAGTCGTGCAGCCAGCAGCATGCCGATGGCGACACCTTCGCCGTGAAGCAGGGTGGTGTAGTGCCCTGCTGTTTCCAGGGCGTGGCCGAAGGTGTGTCCCAGGTTGAGCAGTGCCCGTTCGCCTTGTTCTGTTTCATCGCGAGCGACAACCCCAGCCTTGTAACGTACTTTGGTGGCGATGGCCTGGATAAGCGTGGTTTCATCGCGCAATGCCAAAGCGTCGGCATGTTGTTCGAGCCACGCGAAGAAGCCGGCGTCACCAATGGCGGCACCCTTGATGACTTCGGCCAGGCCTGCGCGATATTCGCGCGCAGGCAAGCTATCCAGGCTGCCGATATCGGCAACGACTGCACGCGGCTGGTGAAAGGCGCCTACCAGGTTTTTGCCGGCGGGAAGATTTACGCCGGTCTTGCCGCCGACGGAGGAGTCCACCATGGAGAGCAGGGTGGTCGGCATTTGGATAAAGTCGATGCCACGCATCCAGCATGCGGCCGTGAATCCGGCAAGGTCGCCGACGACGCCGCCGCCCAGGGCGATCACGCAGGCATCGCGCGTGGCACCAAGTCTGGAGAGTGCGTCGAGTGCACGGCCGACATTGGCAAACGTCTTGTGCGCTTCGCCATCTTCCAGCAGGAACGATGACCATTGCAGGCCATCGAGACCACAGGCAACACGGTCCAGATAAAGTGGCGCGACGGTGCTATTGCTGATCACCAATGCATGCCGTCCTCGCAGGGTTGTGCGCCAACGCGTTGGGTCATCGAGCAAGCCACGCCCGATCCACACCGGATAGCTGCGCTCGCTCAGTGTGACATTGATGGTTTCAGGTGTAAGGATGCTCATCATGCGGCTTGCCGGTTCCAGTGTTGATCGATAAGCACGATGCAGCGTTCGGTGGCGGCGGATAGCCCTTCGTGCTCGCTGCCATGGGGGATCACCAGATCGGCAATTTCCTCGTAGAGTGGGGTGCGCGTCTGTGCCATCGCTTCCAGCTTGCGTTGACGATCGGTATCGGTGAGCAGTGGTCGGGCGGTGTCGTGCGCCAGGCGTTGCCATTGCAGCAGTACGCTCACCTGTAGCCAGACCACGTAGCCACGCTCGACGAGACAGCGACGATTGGCAGGATCCAGCACGGCACCCGCGCCACTGGCCAACAGTAGCCCGTGGCGCCGGCTGCATTCCTCCAGCAAGGCTTGTTCACGCCGGCGAAACCCTTGTTCACCCTCGATCTCGAAGATGGTACTGACGGGAACGCCGGTTGCGCGCTCGATTTCCTGATCCAGGTCGAGGAACGGCATGTTGTAACGCACTGCCAACTGGCGGCCGATCGACGTTTTGCCAGCGCCGGTCGGGCCGACTAGGAACAGGTTGCTGGAAGGATTCATGACTCGATTTTAGTATGGCTTGCGTGGATCTCTAGCCATAGAGCGGCTACTTTGATGTCATTTCGAAGGGTTCATGTGTGGGTGACAGCGTGGCTTCACGGGCCACCATGAGAAGGGGGCAGTTTCCCGACGATATTTGTGGTTTGTAAGGCGAGGTCCGCTTCCATGCCGTACTTGATCAGGTCGGCATCGCGGCGAATGCCCAGCCTGCGCATGGCGCTCATCTTCTGGGTGCTTACGGTCTGCTTGCTGCGGTGCAGGCGTTCGGCGATTTCGCTAACGGTAAGGCCCGACACAAAAAGACGAACCACTTCGAGTTCGCGCATGGTGAGGTTCTTGACCGGCGAGGGTGTGGAATGGTTGCCGATGCCATGCATTTTCACGATGGCTTCGATGGTGGGCGAGAAGAAACGTTTCCCGGACAATGCGGCATACAGACTGCCGGTAACGTAGGTCAGTGAATCGGCCTTGCTAAGGATGCAATCGACACCTTGTGCGACCAGCGAACGGATCACGCCAGGGTTGTTCATCATGGTCACGGCGATCAGATGCATCTTGGGAAAGCGACGCCTCAGGAAGCCGAACAAGGCCATGCCATCACCATGCGTACCGCCAGGCATAGCGTAGTCGGATACCACCACATCGACCGGTTGCTGATTGAGCAGGTTCACCAGCTCGGTGGAATTGTGGGCAATGCCTACCACGATCACGCCGGATTGCTTTTCAAGTTCGTGCATCAGGCCTGAAAGCAACAGTGGATGGTCATCGGCGATCGCGATTCTGACCGGACGGCCATAGGCACGAAGTGGATCCAGATCAAACTTATCTTGAGTAAGGTTCATGGGTGCAATGTTCCGCTGTTGTAAGAATGTCTTCCATGACACGGACCATGGTCAGGGTTGCCTTGATTCGTTATCGAGGCGCCGATGGCCACCGTCGATGATTGTGGTAATCAGGTGATAAGTTGTTTGTCGCGTGTCAAGTTCGGATCTGTACGAAGACTTACATGTAACGTGAATCGTACATTAGCGAATATGTCTCGGTAGCCAATGTGACCTAAGCACGTGGACATATGCTCCGATCGAATGCGATGAAATTGAAGTAAGAAAATGGGCAGAGAAAGACGGGAGGATTATGTGTGTACCCTTGTATAGGGCCAATAGTTCTAATCCTAAATTCACTTGTCCTTGTCTTTATGACGCGACGTGATGGCGGATGCACTCAGCTATGGCTGAGTCCGGTTACGTGGTGTTGGGTATCGTATTCCACGCAGGTATCGGCCAATACGGGCAAGGTGGCTAGGGCATGGTGGCTGAGTCGTTCGAAATGCGCCAGGAAGCGTTTCATCGCTTCGGCATTCATCGCCAAAGGGGCGCCGCGGGCCAGTAGTTCCTTTTCAGTTTCGCTGCGCCAGCCGCGCACCACGTCCCAGTTCGGTGCCTGCAATACGATAAGGGCATCGAGTTTGCGCCACAGCGGCTGGTAGGCGCGCAATTGCTTATTGACCCAGTGGCGCCAGCGACCGTCTTCGTCCTCGGTGCGTTCCAGTTCGTTGACAGGATACTCAAGCGCACTTTCCAATTGGGGCCGCAAGCCCAATGCCCAGCCTTCCACGATCACCAGGCGAGGTGGTCGGACGGCATGCGGCCAGCGTGAAGGCGGCATGCGAGTATCGCGACCTTTGTCGAAACGGGGCCAGGTGACCGGCAGTTTGTCGCAGGCGTGTGGGAGTGCGGCAAGTACAGAGAGCAACAATTCAATCTCGTGAGTACCTGGTACGCCGCGCGTGCGTAGTAGCGGATGAATCTGATGGGCCAGCGTCTCGCGCTCGCTACGCGAGTAATAGAAGTCATCCAGCGAAAGCACTTCGGTGGACCAATCACGTTGTTCAGCCTGGGTCTTGATGACCCGGGCGAGGGTGCTCTTGCCGCTTCCCTGAAGGCCCGACAGGCCGAGCACATACGGTCGGCGGGTCCGCGCGATGCGGCCGGCGTAATGATCCAGCAAGTGCTCGGCGAGGGCCTGATTGTGCGTGCTAGCATCCTCCTTCATTGCGTCATGATGACGTGCGTGAGCCACGATTCAAGTCCTTATGCTGAAACCAGAGATTCTTGACACTTTCAATACACTGCTGGACCAGGCGGTGGCCAGTGGCGATCCTGAGCCGACGGCCATGAACTTGTCCAGCGTCGATGCGGCCGGACGAGTCAGCTCGCGCATCGTATTGCTCAAGGGGGCCGACCAGCGCGGTTTCCGTTTCTTCACCAACTACCAGAGCGACAAGGGTGTGCAACTCGATGCCCATGCGCAGGTGGCCTTGTGTTTTCACTGGAAGCGGTTGCGTGAAGGGGTGCAGGTGCGCGTTGAGGGTATCGTGCGCAAGCTGCCGATTGAAGAGTCGGATGCGTACTTTGCCAGTCGCCCGCGTGGCAGCCAGATGGGTGCATGGGCGTCGCTGCAATCGCAGACCTTGCCGACCCGCGAAACGTTCGAGCAGCGCGTGGCGCACTACGAACAACAATTTGCCGGTTATGATGTGCCGCGTCCCCCGCATTGGGGTGGTTACGTGGTAGAGCCGGACATGATCGAATTCTGGTACGGCGCGAACTTTCGGCTACACGAACGCGTGCGCTGGGATCGCCACGGCCAGACCTGGACCAGTCGCCTGCTTTATCCCTGATGAGGAATACGCCATGAGCCGAGCCACTCCCGCGGAACATGTCGCCCCGCATGGATTTACTGTTTAGCCCGTTTACCATGACCGCTCAAGATTCATTCCCTCATCGCATCGTCTGCCTTACCGAAGAACCCACCGAGGTGCTCTATGCGTTGGGCGAGGAGCATCGCATCGTAGGCATTTCCGGTTTTACCGTGCGTCCTGCGCGAGCGCGCAAGGAAAAGCCCAAGGTATCGGCATTTACCAGCGCCAAAGTAGGACAGATCCTGGCCCTGAAACCGGATCTGGTGATTGGTTTTTCGGATATCCAGGCGGATATCGCACGTGAATTGATCCACGCGGGCATCGAAGTGTGGATCAGCAACCATCGCAGTGTGGCCGGCATCCTGGCCTACATTCGCCGGCTTGGCGCGATGGTGGGTGCTTATGAAAAAGCTGAGCAATACGCGCAGCGCGCCGAAGCACATCTCGCACAGGTTCGTGCCGCCACCGCACGACTGACACGACGCCCGAAGGTCTATTTTGAAGAATGGGATGAGCCGATCATTACGGGCATTCGCTGGGTCGCGGAGCTGATTGGCTTGGCGGGTGGCGACGATGTGTTCCCCGAGCATGCGCGCGAGTCATTGGCCAAGCACCGTATTCTGGCCGATGGAGCGGAGGTGGTGCGTCGTGCTCCGGACATCATTCTCGGCTCATGGTGCGGCAAGCGCTTCCGTCCGGAGAAAGTGGTGACGAGACCAGGCTGGAGTGTGATTCCCGCTGTGCTGCATGGCGATTTGCATGAAATCAAGTCACCGATCATTCTTCAGCCGGGACCGGCTGCTTTATTTGATGGGCTTGATGCCATACATGCCATCATTGTTGCGTGGGCTGCGCGGCAACGCTGAAATAATTTCCTCTCTCCTTCGGTTCATCAGCCGCCTTGGGCCAGGCGTGCGCCCAAGTCAAAAATGGGTGCCGCCAATAAAATGCGTGCCAGCAACAAGACGATCACCACAACGGTCGGTGAGAAATCGATGCTGCCCACGACCATTTTTCCGCGCAGCGGACGTAGCACGGGTTCGGTGATGACGCTGGCAAGTCGGAACAGCGGTTGATACGGATCGATCGACAACATGCTCATCAGTGACCAGCCAAAAATCACGATGATGTAGAACAACAACATGAAATCGAGCAGGTCGGCCAGTGACAGGATCAGCAATCCCGGCGCGGAAGGCAGGAAACCTCCCAGTGCAAAGATCACCATGCGTTCCACCAGCAAAGTGAGCCAGATGATCAGCAAGGCCGCGAGATTGATGCGCCGCCAATTCGGCAATATCCGGCGAATGGGAGCCAGTACCGGATTGGTATAGCGATAGATGAACTGGCTGAGCGGATTGCGGAAGTCTGCGCGCGTGGCCTCCGCCAGCAGCCGGCACAAGAACAACGTGGCGACGGCGCCAAAGGCGACCTGGATCAGCAAGGATAGCGCGTTGAGCAGGTAAGGCATCCGATCATTCCTTGTCCAGGGCGGCGGCCAACGCTTGGCCGCGGTGCGTGGCGGCCGCCACGGCGCGGGCGACAACGCGAGGCAATTGGTCGGCACTGAAGCTTTCCAGCGCAGCCTGTGTCGTGCCATTGGGTGACGTGACGCGCTGACGCAAGGTTGCGGGTGCCTCGTTGCTCTCCACCAGCATGCGGCCCGCGCCAAGGCAGGTTTGCGTGGCCAGGATGCGTGCGGTTTCGCGTGGCATGCCTTGTGCCACGGCGGCATCTTCCAAGGCTTCCACGATGACGAAGAAATAGGCGGGGCCGGAGCCGGAGAGGGCGGTGACGGTATCCATCAGCTTTTCGTCATCGATCCAGCGGGTGATGCCTACGGCATCCAGGATCAGTTGTGCTTGTTCCCGCTGCTGCGGCGTCACGCGCAGATTGGCACACAGACCGGTGGCACCCGCGCCGATCAGGGCGGGGGTGTTGGGCATGCAGCGCACGATGGGTAGCAGGTTGCCAAACCAGCGTTCGAGCTGGTCGATACGCACACCGGCAGCAATCGAGATCAGCAGTGGGCGATTGCGCTGGAGGGCATCGCGCAACTCGGCCTGAATGGCTGGCATGATCTGCGGTTTGACTGCCAGCACCAGTACGTCGGCATCTTCCGCCGCCGCCCGGTTTTCGGCAAAGGCGGCCACGCCGAAGTCGCGTCCCAGGGATTGGCGCGCCTGCGCCAAGGGCTCGGCGACGCGCAGGTTGGCGGCGGCCCCGCCCTTCTTTAGCAGGCCGCCAATCAGGCTGCGTGCCATGTTGCCGCCGCCGATGAATGCGATACGTGTCATGAGTTGTTGCTTACATCTTGGGTTCCGGCCCAATACCTTACCGGACTGGCGTCCCTAATGCTGCCGGCTGGCGAGGTCGGCGCGTAAAAGTTGAAACGCGCCCCAAGTCTCGCTTTGCGAGTCCCGAGTCCCGGGTCCTGAGTCCCGACTTGCAGAAAGACTGGCCCCCCACCCGCCGCCACAGGTAGTATCAACCCCGTTAATGAGGGGGAAACACCACCATGGATATCGCCGAACTGCTTGCCTTTTCGGTCAAGAACAAGGCGTCCGACTTGCACTTGTCGGCGGGACTGCCACCGATGATCCGCGTGGATGGCGATGTTCGCCGCATCAACATTCCCTCGCTGGAACACAAGCAGGTGCACTCGCTGATCTACGACATCATGTCGGACAAACAGCGCCGCGACTATGAAGAATTCTATGAGGTCGATTTTTCGTTCGAGATTCCCGGCTTGGCTCGGTTCCGTGTCAACGCATTCAACCAGAACCGTGGTGCGGGTGCGGTGTTTCGTACCATTCCTTCGGAAGTTCTAACCCTGGATGACCTGGGTTGTCCAAAGATTTTCCGCGAACTGATCGAACAGCCGCAAGGGCTGATCCTGGTCACCGGCCCGACCGGGTCGGGCAAGTCGACCACGCTGGCGGCGATGGTCGACCACATCAACAAGAACGAATACGGTCACATCGTCACCATCGAGGATCCGATCGAATTCGTGCACACCTCGCAGAAATGCCTGGTCAACCAGCGCGAAGTGCATCGCGACACACACGGCTTCAATGAAGCCTTGCGTTCAGCTCTGCGCGAAGACCCGGACTACATCCTGGTGGGCGAATTGCGCGACCTGGAAACCATCCGCCTGGCGCTGACTGCCGCGGAAACCGGCCACTTGGTGTTCGGCACCCTGCACACCAGTTCGGCTGCCAAGACCATCGACCGCATCATCGACGTGTTCCCGGCGGGTGAAAAGCCGATGGTGCGTTCGATGCTGTCTGAATCACTGCGCGCGGTGATTTCGCAGACGCTGCTGAAAAAAGTCGGCGGTGGTCGCATGGCGGCGCACGAGATCATGGTTGGCATTCCAGCCATCCGCAACCTGATCCGCGAGGACAAGGTGGCGCAAATGTATTCGTCAATCCAGACCGGTCAGCAATACGGGATGCAGACGCTGGATCAAAACCTACTCGACCTAGTTAAGCGCGGCCTGATCGCGCGCCAGCAAGCGATCGGGTATGCGAAGAACAAGGAGGTGTTTAAGTGATTTGCGGGAATCGGGAGTCGGGAATCGGGAATCGTAAGAGCAGTCAGCCTGACGCTTTTAACGATTCACGATTTACGATTCACGATTTACGCCCATGCGGGAGCACGCCATGAGCGAATTCGACTTCACCTCATTCCTGAAATTGATGGTCCACAAGAAGGCCTCGGACCTTTTCATCACGGTGGGTGCGGCACCCTCGATGAAGGTGCAGGGTCGCATCGTGCCGATCACGCAGAGCCCGCTGTCGGCGCAACAATCGCGCGACATGGTGATCAACATCATGACGCCTTCGCAGCGCGAGGAGTTTGAAAAGACCCACGAATGCCAGTTCGCGATTTCCGCGCAGGGCGTGGGCCGTTTCCGTGTGTCCTGCTTCTATCAGCGCAACTGTGTGGGCAT
The sequence above is a segment of the Dyella sp. M7H15-1 genome. Coding sequences within it:
- the proC gene encoding pyrroline-5-carboxylate reductase, translating into MTRIAFIGGGNMARSLIGGLLKKGGAAANLRVAEPLAQARQSLGRDFGVAAFAENRAAAEDADVLVLAVKPQIMPAIQAELRDALQRNRPLLISIAAGVRIDQLERWFGNLLPIVRCMPNTPALIGAGATGLCANLRVTPQQREQAQLILDAVGITRWIDDEKLMDTVTALSGSGPAYFFVIVEALEDAAVAQGMPRETARILATQTCLGAGRMLVESNEAPATLRQRVTSPNGTTQAALESFSADQLPRVVARAVAAATHRGQALAAALDKE
- a CDS encoding CocE/NonD family hydrolase, which encodes MRYTAVLFTLLASAMATTVMAQSLPGTVTSIATPDGYQLQVYVAVPAGRGSGPFPLVVMPSSWGVNYAEYVGEANVLAHGGYVVVSYSSRGFGIGCALDPTCGYIDMAGPLTVGDVSTVITWALNNTPSNKDEIGVSGISYGAGTSLLAAENDSRIKAVASMSTWADLIASLNANQTPSQQGIGLLAFASYLGKPGALLTQANEDVLALNFAGAVHAVENDPDTPGRSPINRVAQINANGPAVFVANDFEDSLFVPSQLINFYNQLTVPKMMMFSHGDHTTAELTGAAGFPNEIYTAVNAWFDHYLKGVNNGINIQQPVQLKSQTGVWSTFANWSAVQQGAVTYNLTQPVSCGLLYQCTGSLSAGSGSNWQYGIIGGYLTAATTGMAFVSGLLTGYLDLPPAVALSLVNRWNAGVWVGPAAAQTQNLIGMPALQVTVTPTTSQVTLIAYLYDLNSSGMGPLITWKPYTITNAAVGVPQTISMNLEATNWQMNQGDQLALVISTNDLRYAGVTPLNSDVTFSSSTSSPSTLRVSLH
- the pdxH gene encoding pyridoxamine 5'-phosphate oxidase; the encoded protein is MLKPEILDTFNTLLDQAVASGDPEPTAMNLSSVDAAGRVSSRIVLLKGADQRGFRFFTNYQSDKGVQLDAHAQVALCFHWKRLREGVQVRVEGIVRKLPIEESDAYFASRPRGSQMGAWASLQSQTLPTRETFEQRVAHYEQQFAGYDVPRPPHWGGYVVEPDMIEFWYGANFRLHERVRWDRHGQTWTSRLLYP
- a CDS encoding YggT family protein codes for the protein MPYLLNALSLLIQVAFGAVATLFLCRLLAEATRADFRNPLSQFIYRYTNPVLAPIRRILPNWRRINLAALLIIWLTLLVERMVIFALGGFLPSAPGLLILSLADLLDFMLLFYIIVIFGWSLMSMLSIDPYQPLFRLASVITEPVLRPLRGKMVVGSIDFSPTVVVIVLLLARILLAAPIFDLGARLAQGG
- a CDS encoding shikimate kinase gives rise to the protein MNPSSNLFLVGPTGAGKTSIGRQLAVRYNMPFLDLDQEIERATGVPVSTIFEIEGEQGFRRREQALLEECSRRHGLLLASGAGAVLDPANRRCLVERGYVVWLQVSVLLQWQRLAHDTARPLLTDTDRQRKLEAMAQTRTPLYEEIADLVIPHGSEHEGLSAATERCIVLIDQHWNRQAA
- the aroB gene encoding 3-dehydroquinate synthase; translated protein: MSILTPETINVTLSERSYPVWIGRGLLDDPTRWRTTLRGRHALVISNSTVAPLYLDRVACGLDGLQWSSFLLEDGEAHKTFANVGRALDALSRLGATRDACVIALGGGVVGDLAGFTAACWMRGIDFIQMPTTLLSMVDSSVGGKTGVNLPAGKNLVGAFHQPRAVVADIGSLDSLPAREYRAGLAEVIKGAAIGDAGFFAWLEQHADALALRDETTLIQAIATKVRYKAGVVARDETEQGERALLNLGHTFGHALETAGHYTTLLHGEGVAIGMLLAARLSERLGMSAVADTLRLEQLLKTTGLPTDVPSGFEPEQLLALMRLDKKNIAGTLCLILWRGLGRAEIVSGVNEADVLAVLHEATGST
- a CDS encoding cobalamin-binding protein codes for the protein MTAQDSFPHRIVCLTEEPTEVLYALGEEHRIVGISGFTVRPARARKEKPKVSAFTSAKVGQILALKPDLVIGFSDIQADIARELIHAGIEVWISNHRSVAGILAYIRRLGAMVGAYEKAEQYAQRAEAHLAQVRAATARLTRRPKVYFEEWDEPIITGIRWVAELIGLAGGDDVFPEHARESLAKHRILADGAEVVRRAPDIILGSWCGKRFRPEKVVTRPGWSVIPAVLHGDLHEIKSPIILQPGPAALFDGLDAIHAIIVAWAARQR
- the hemE gene encoding uroporphyrinogen decarboxylase, whose amino-acid sequence is MPTSLKNDRLLRALRREPVDTTPIWVMRQAGRYLPEYRAARAKAGSFMALAQNPELACEVTLQPLRRFELDAAILFSDILTIPDAMGLGLSFAQGEGPRFAHPVRTRADVERLGVPDMETELRYVMDAVRVIRRELDGSVPLIGFSGSPWTLACYMVEGEGSRDFATAKAMCWNEPALAHTLLETLARSIAAYLSAQASAGAQVLMVFDTWGGMLSPIAYLEFSLRYMAQVVEALKTDAHARDLPVILFSKGANVHLAAMAQTGCAALGVDWTIDLGDARQMVNGKVALQGNLDPTVLRASPEVIRREVRHVLDRYGNHPGHVFNLGHGVTPEVDPEHMQVLVDEVHAYSRKLHAT
- a CDS encoding response regulator transcription factor, giving the protein MNLTQDKFDLDPLRAYGRPVRIAIADDHPLLLSGLMHELEKQSGVIVVGIAHNSTELVNLLNQQPVDVVVSDYAMPGGTHGDGMALFGFLRRRFPKMHLIAVTMMNNPGVIRSLVAQGVDCILSKADSLTYVTGSLYAALSGKRFFSPTIEAIVKMHGIGNHSTPSPVKNLTMRELEVVRLFVSGLTVSEIAERLHRSKQTVSTQKMSAMRRLGIRRDADLIKYGMEADLALQTTNIVGKLPPSHGGP
- a CDS encoding type IV pilus twitching motility protein PilT is translated as MDIAELLAFSVKNKASDLHLSAGLPPMIRVDGDVRRINIPSLEHKQVHSLIYDIMSDKQRRDYEEFYEVDFSFEIPGLARFRVNAFNQNRGAGAVFRTIPSEVLTLDDLGCPKIFRELIEQPQGLILVTGPTGSGKSTTLAAMVDHINKNEYGHIVTIEDPIEFVHTSQKCLVNQREVHRDTHGFNEALRSALREDPDYILVGELRDLETIRLALTAAETGHLVFGTLHTSSAAKTIDRIIDVFPAGEKPMVRSMLSESLRAVISQTLLKKVGGGRMAAHEIMVGIPAIRNLIREDKVAQMYSSIQTGQQYGMQTLDQNLLDLVKRGLIARQQAIGYAKNKEVFK
- a CDS encoding WGR domain-containing protein, whose product is MRLYLQTMPASAEPPRYVQILLEQDLLGGWTLYRESGTQGGRATLKRDQYLERDEAIAAFEKMRDAQLKRGFRVMFAQGLDGPHGRR
- a CDS encoding kinase yields the protein MKEDASTHNQALAEHLLDHYAGRIARTRRPYVLGLSGLQGSGKSTLARVIKTQAEQRDWSTEVLSLDDFYYSRSERETLAHQIHPLLRTRGVPGTHEIELLLSVLAALPHACDKLPVTWPRFDKGRDTRMPPSRWPHAVRPPRLVIVEGWALGLRPQLESALEYPVNELERTEDEDGRWRHWVNKQLRAYQPLWRKLDALIVLQAPNWDVVRGWRSETEKELLARGAPLAMNAEAMKRFLAHFERLSHHALATLPVLADTCVEYDTQHHVTGLSHS